The proteins below are encoded in one region of Equus caballus isolate H_3958 breed thoroughbred chromosome 16, TB-T2T, whole genome shotgun sequence:
- the GNAT1 gene encoding guanine nucleotide-binding protein G(t) subunit alpha-1, producing MGAGASAEEKHSRELEKKLKEDAEKDARTVKLLLLGAGESGKSTIVKQMKIIHQDGYSLEECLEFIAIIYGNTLQSILAIVRAMTTLNIQYGDSARQDDARKLMHMADTIEEGTMPKEMSDIIQRLWKDSGIQACFDRASEYQLNDSAGYYLSDLERLVTPGYVPTEQDVLRSRVKTTGIIETQFSFKDLNFRMFDVGGQRSERKKWIHCFEGVTCIIFIAALSAYDMVLVEDDEVNRMHESLHLFNSICNHRYFATTSIVLFLNKKDVFSEKIKKAHLSICFPDYNGPNTYEDAGNYIKVQFLELNMRRDVKEIYSHMTCATDTQNVKFVFDAVTDIIIKENLKDCGLF from the exons ATGGGAGCTGGGGCCAGTGCGGAGGAGAAGCACTCAAGGGAGCTGGAAAAGAAGCTGAAAGAAGATGCTGAGAAGGATGCTCGAACCGTGAAACTTCTGCTTCTGG GTGCAGGTGAGTCCGGGAAGAGCACCATTGTCAAGCAGATGAA GATTATCCACCAGGATGGGTACTCGCTGGAAGAGTGCCTCGAGTTCATTGCCATCATCTACGGCAACACGCTGCAGTCCATCCTGGCCATCGTGCGCGCCATGACTACGCTCAACATCCAATACGGAGACTCTGCGCGCCAG GACGATGCCCGGAAGCTGATGCACATGGCAGACACCATCGAAGAGGGCACGATGCCCAAAGAGATGTCGGACATCATCCAGCGACTGTGGAAGGACTCGGGTATTCAGGCCTGTTTCGATCGCGCCTCGGAGTACCAGCTCAACGACTCCGCTGGCTA CTACCTCTCCGACCTGGAGCGCCTGGTAACCCCGGGCTATGTGCCCACTGAGCAGGACGTGCTGCGCTCGCGTGTCAAGACCACGGGCATCATTGAGACGCAGTTCTCCTTCAAGGACCTCAACTTCCG GATGTTCGATGTTGGTGGACAGCGCTCGGAGCGCAAGAAGTGGATCCACTGCTTCGAGGGTGTGACCTGCATCATCTTCATCGCGGCACTGAGCGCCTACGACATGGTGCTAGTGGAGGATGATGAAGTG AACCGCATGCACGAGAGCCTGCACCTGTTCAACAGCATCTGCAACCACCGCTACTTCGCCACCACGTCCATCGTGCTCTTCCTCAACAAGAAGGACGTTTTCTCGGAGAAGATAAAAAAGGCGCACCTCAGCATCTGCTTCCCGGACTACAACG GGCCCAACACCTACGAGGACGCGGGCAACTACATCAAGGTGCAGTTCCTCGAGCTCAACATGCGACGCGACGTGAAGGAGATCTATTCCCATATGACGTGCGCCACCGACACGCAGAACGTCAAGTTTGTCTTCGACGCTGTCACCGACATCATCATCAAGGAGAACCTGAAAGATTGCGGCCTCTTCTGA